From Segatella copri, the proteins below share one genomic window:
- a CDS encoding L-serine ammonia-lyase has protein sequence MKSLKELYRIGKGPSSSHTMGPQRAAKLFLERCPNASYYEVTLYGSLAATGKGHMTDVAIEEVLRPHKTVNIIWQPQTFLPYHPNGMKFVGKDLNGDVIDEWTVYSIGGGAISDGTAGNEELGAKDVYDLNKLADIKQWCYDNGRSFWEYVEKCESEDIWDYLDMVWQTMKQSIRNGLDHEGVLPGPLKLQRKAATYYIKAKGYRASLQSRGLVYAYALAVSEENASGGTIVTAPTCGACGVLPAVLYHMFTSHDMSEQRILRALATAGLVGNIVKQNASISGADVGCQGEVGVACAMASAAACQLFGGSPAQVEYAAEMGLEHHLGMTCDPVCGLVQIPCIERNAFAAARALDADLYASFSDGHHTVSFDRVVEVMRQTGHDLPSLYKETSEGGLAKGFPRDI, from the coding sequence ATGAAGTCATTAAAGGAATTATATAGAATAGGTAAGGGACCATCGAGCAGTCATACGATGGGGCCTCAGCGTGCTGCCAAACTTTTTCTGGAGCGTTGCCCTAACGCTTCTTATTATGAAGTAACCCTCTATGGAAGTCTGGCTGCTACAGGTAAAGGGCACATGACTGATGTGGCAATAGAAGAAGTGCTCAGACCTCATAAAACTGTGAATATTATCTGGCAGCCACAGACTTTCCTGCCTTATCATCCCAACGGAATGAAATTTGTGGGCAAGGATCTGAACGGCGATGTTATTGATGAATGGACCGTTTACAGTATTGGTGGTGGAGCCATATCAGATGGTACTGCCGGCAACGAAGAGCTGGGCGCCAAGGATGTTTATGATCTGAACAAGCTCGCCGACATCAAGCAATGGTGCTATGATAACGGACGCTCATTCTGGGAGTATGTTGAGAAATGCGAATCGGAAGATATCTGGGATTATCTCGACATGGTTTGGCAAACGATGAAGCAGAGCATCAGAAATGGTTTGGATCATGAAGGTGTTTTGCCTGGTCCGCTGAAGCTACAGCGTAAGGCTGCCACCTATTATATAAAGGCGAAGGGTTACCGTGCTTCCCTGCAGAGCCGCGGCTTGGTTTATGCTTATGCGCTGGCTGTGAGCGAAGAGAATGCTTCGGGTGGCACAATCGTTACAGCTCCTACCTGTGGCGCCTGTGGTGTATTGCCAGCTGTACTCTACCACATGTTTACTTCTCATGATATGAGTGAACAGCGCATCTTGAGAGCCTTGGCTACAGCCGGATTGGTGGGCAACATCGTAAAGCAGAATGCTTCTATCAGCGGTGCTGATGTAGGTTGCCAGGGCGAGGTAGGTGTTGCCTGCGCCATGGCTTCGGCTGCAGCCTGTCAGCTTTTCGGAGGCAGTCCGGCTCAGGTAGAATATGCTGCCGAAATGGGATTGGAGCATCATCTTGGAATGACCTGCGACCCAGTTTGCGGACTGGTTCAGATTCCTTGCATCGAGCGAAATGCCTTTGCTGCCGCCCGAGCTTTGGATGCAGACCTCTACGCTTCCTTCTCAGATGGCCATCATACCGTATCTTTCGACCGTGTTGTTGAAGTAATGCGACAGACGGGTCATGACCTACCTTCGCTTTACAAGGAAACAAGCGAAGGCGGTTTGGCAAAGGGATTCCCAAGAGACATTTAA
- the htpG gene encoding molecular chaperone HtpG — MAQKGNIGVTTENIFPVIKKFLYSDHDIFLREMVSNAVDATQKLKTLAAQGDFKGEIGDTTVRVSLDEKAGTLTISDHGIGMTEEEIDKYINQIAFSGVTDFLDKYKENANAIIGHFGLGFYSSFMVASKVEIITKSYKEGSKAVKWSCDGSPAFEIEDADKAERGSDIILHIADDCKEFLQKSKIEELLNKYCKFMAVPVAFGKKTEWKDGKNVETDEDNIINNVEPLWTKTPSTLKDEDYKKFYHTLYPMQDDPLFWIHLNVDFPFNLTGILYFPRIKSSIDMQRNKIQLYCNQVFVTDQVEGIVPEFLTLLHGVIDSPDIPLNVSRSYLQSDSNVKKISTYITKKVADRLNSIFKENRKEFEEKWDDLKIFINYGMLSQEDFYERAKDFALLKDVEGKYFTFEEYKTLIKDNQTDKDGNLVYLYANNKEEQYSYIEAAKQKGYSVLLMEGQLDTPMVNMLEQKLEKSRFTRVDADIIDRLIVKEDAKKTDLSKEQSDNLTEVFRSQMPQLDKTEFFVEIQALGEQNQPVLITQNEYMRRMKAMSQFQAGMNFYGQMPDSYNIVLNSDHALVKKVLEDAEANTAETLKPILAEIKGQEARLAVLHQEQNKKKPEEITQQEKDDVHNTEKAISDEKAKRNEIISGYAKNNNIVHQLIDLALLQNGMLKGASLDAFLKRSVDMIK; from the coding sequence ATGGCACAGAAAGGTAATATTGGTGTAACGACAGAGAACATTTTCCCTGTCATCAAGAAATTCTTATATTCAGATCACGACATCTTCCTCCGTGAGATGGTTTCAAACGCCGTAGATGCTACACAGAAGTTGAAGACTCTTGCAGCTCAGGGCGATTTCAAGGGCGAGATAGGCGACACAACCGTTCGTGTCTCTCTCGATGAGAAGGCTGGAACCCTGACTATCAGCGACCATGGTATAGGTATGACTGAGGAGGAAATCGATAAATATATCAACCAGATTGCATTCTCTGGCGTAACCGACTTCCTCGACAAGTATAAGGAGAATGCCAACGCCATCATCGGCCACTTCGGTCTCGGCTTCTATTCTTCTTTCATGGTAGCCAGCAAGGTAGAAATCATCACTAAGAGCTACAAAGAGGGAAGCAAGGCAGTAAAGTGGAGCTGCGATGGTTCACCTGCTTTCGAAATCGAAGATGCTGACAAGGCTGAGCGTGGTTCAGACATCATCCTCCATATTGCTGATGATTGCAAGGAATTCCTGCAGAAGAGCAAGATTGAGGAGCTTCTGAACAAGTACTGCAAGTTTATGGCAGTGCCTGTAGCCTTCGGCAAGAAGACCGAGTGGAAGGACGGCAAGAATGTGGAGACAGATGAGGATAACATTATTAATAATGTGGAGCCTCTCTGGACCAAGACTCCTAGCACCTTGAAGGATGAGGACTACAAGAAGTTCTATCACACCCTTTATCCAATGCAGGACGACCCGTTGTTCTGGATTCATCTGAATGTAGACTTCCCATTCAATCTCACGGGTATTCTCTACTTCCCACGCATCAAGAGCAGCATCGACATGCAGCGCAACAAGATTCAGCTCTATTGCAACCAGGTGTTCGTAACCGACCAGGTAGAAGGCATTGTACCAGAATTCCTCACATTGCTTCATGGTGTAATCGATTCACCGGACATTCCGCTGAACGTTAGCCGCAGCTACCTGCAGAGCGACAGCAACGTGAAGAAAATTTCTACCTACATCACCAAGAAGGTAGCCGATCGTTTGAACTCTATCTTCAAGGAGAACCGCAAGGAGTTTGAAGAGAAATGGGATGATCTCAAGATTTTCATCAACTACGGAATGCTCTCTCAGGAAGATTTCTACGAGCGCGCAAAGGACTTTGCACTTCTGAAAGATGTTGAGGGCAAGTACTTTACTTTCGAGGAGTACAAGACGCTGATTAAGGACAACCAGACCGATAAGGACGGCAACCTGGTTTATCTCTATGCCAACAATAAGGAAGAGCAGTATTCTTACATCGAAGCTGCCAAGCAGAAGGGCTATTCTGTACTCCTGATGGAAGGTCAGCTCGATACGCCGATGGTAAACATGCTGGAGCAGAAGTTGGAGAAGAGCCGCTTTACACGTGTTGACGCCGACATCATCGACCGCCTCATCGTAAAGGAAGATGCTAAGAAGACCGATTTGAGCAAAGAGCAGTCTGACAACTTGACAGAAGTATTCCGCTCTCAGATGCCTCAACTTGACAAGACAGAATTCTTTGTTGAGATTCAGGCTTTGGGCGAACAGAACCAGCCAGTGCTCATCACTCAGAACGAGTACATGCGCCGTATGAAGGCGATGAGCCAGTTCCAGGCAGGCATGAACTTCTACGGTCAGATGCCAGACAGCTACAACATCGTACTGAACTCAGACCATGCTCTGGTAAAGAAGGTATTGGAAGATGCTGAGGCCAACACTGCTGAAACATTGAAGCCAATCCTTGCAGAAATCAAGGGTCAGGAAGCTCGCCTTGCCGTACTCCATCAGGAGCAGAACAAGAAGAAGCCTGAAGAGATTACCCAGCAGGAGAAGGATGATGTTCACAACACAGAGAAGGCCATCAGCGATGAGAAGGCTAAGCGCAACGAAATCATCTCGGGTTATGCTAAGAACAACAACATTGTTCACCAGCTCATCGACCTCGCCCTGCTTCAGAATGGTATGTTGAAGGGTGCTTCGCTCGACGCATTCCTCAAGAGAAGCGTTGACATGATCAAGTAA
- a CDS encoding RNA polymerase sigma factor produces the protein MEQTNSNYSIIADYYSEHYNELKLYVMSRSLPADEAEDIVQNTFVRLLRGDKMITPVTLPCFVYTIAKNLIIDYYRRKHKIEEYEHFLGATDWMGRYDVDGESVFSAQQINEILERGIARLTEKRSKVYRLNLFEGMQVSEIAQSLNLGYKAAENRLTLARKEIRDYMKKELAS, from the coding sequence ATGGAACAAACAAATTCAAATTACAGCATTATTGCTGATTATTACTCTGAACACTACAACGAGTTGAAGTTGTATGTCATGTCCCGTTCGCTTCCGGCAGACGAGGCTGAAGACATCGTGCAGAATACTTTTGTGCGATTACTTCGAGGCGATAAGATGATTACGCCTGTTACTTTACCTTGTTTTGTATACACCATTGCCAAGAATCTGATTATCGATTATTACCGTCGCAAGCATAAGATTGAGGAGTATGAACACTTTCTGGGAGCTACCGACTGGATGGGAAGATATGATGTTGATGGCGAATCTGTTTTCTCTGCCCAGCAGATCAACGAGATTCTGGAGCGTGGCATTGCCCGGCTCACGGAGAAGAGAAGCAAGGTTTACCGCCTGAACCTTTTCGAAGGAATGCAGGTGAGCGAGATTGCCCAAAGTCTGAACCTCGGATATAAAGCGGCTGAGAACCGTCTGACTCTGGCTAGAAAAGAAATAAGAGATTATATGAAAAAAGAGTTGGCTAGTTAA
- a CDS encoding aminoacyl-histidine dipeptidase: MNKSELKPALVFEQFAKINEIPRPSKHEENMIEFLKSFGEAHQLETLVDETGNVLIRKAATPGYEHAETIILQSHMDMVCDKLVDVDFDFHKDAIQTYVDGEWLKAKGTTLGADDGIGCAIELAILASNDIEHGPIECVFTRDEETGLTGAHGMKAGFMTGKMLINLDSEDEGEIFVSCAGGQTTHATFHFSREEAPAGYFFMEASLKGLNGGHSGDDINKKRANAIKILARFLFLENEKLDGSLRLVSFNSGKMHNAIPRDGKIVFAVKNADKEQVRADWNIFASEVEDEFHVTEQAMQFNMSSTDAAPVIEKAVADKFVMALQAVDNGPLTTCQDEAIAWMVETSSNVASVMTDESSINIVASQRSNVMSNLANMTNTVKAAFLLAGAEVTVGDKYPAWKMRANSELTDLAVKAYEKLFGKKPLVKGIHAGLECGLFSERYPELDMVSFGPTLRNVHTPDEALLIPTVEMVWDHLLEILRSVAK, encoded by the coding sequence ATGAATAAAAGTGAATTGAAGCCTGCTCTCGTGTTCGAGCAGTTCGCAAAAATCAACGAAATACCTCGTCCTTCCAAGCACGAGGAGAACATGATTGAGTTTTTGAAATCTTTCGGTGAGGCTCATCAGCTCGAAACGCTGGTAGATGAAACCGGTAATGTGCTCATCCGCAAAGCTGCCACTCCAGGCTACGAGCATGCTGAAACCATCATCCTGCAGAGTCACATGGATATGGTTTGCGATAAACTGGTAGATGTTGATTTCGATTTCCACAAAGACGCCATCCAGACTTACGTTGACGGAGAATGGCTTAAGGCAAAAGGCACTACATTGGGTGCTGACGACGGTATAGGCTGCGCCATCGAGCTGGCTATCCTGGCAAGCAACGATATTGAGCATGGTCCTATCGAGTGCGTCTTTACACGTGATGAGGAAACCGGACTGACCGGTGCTCACGGTATGAAGGCGGGCTTTATGACCGGAAAGATGCTCATCAATCTTGACTCAGAGGATGAGGGCGAAATCTTCGTATCCTGCGCCGGTGGTCAGACAACCCATGCCACTTTCCACTTCTCACGCGAAGAGGCTCCTGCGGGTTATTTCTTCATGGAAGCTTCGCTGAAGGGTCTCAATGGTGGTCACTCGGGCGATGACATCAACAAGAAGCGCGCCAATGCCATCAAGATTCTTGCCCGCTTCCTCTTCCTCGAAAATGAGAAACTGGATGGAAGTCTGCGCCTCGTAAGCTTCAACAGCGGAAAAATGCACAATGCGATTCCTCGCGACGGAAAAATTGTTTTCGCCGTCAAGAATGCTGATAAGGAACAGGTTCGTGCCGACTGGAACATCTTTGCATCAGAAGTAGAAGATGAATTCCATGTAACCGAACAGGCTATGCAGTTCAACATGAGCAGCACCGATGCTGCACCTGTCATCGAGAAAGCTGTAGCTGACAAGTTCGTAATGGCTCTCCAGGCTGTAGACAACGGTCCGCTTACTACCTGTCAGGATGAGGCGATTGCCTGGATGGTAGAAACCTCAAGCAATGTGGCAAGCGTGATGACCGATGAAAGCAGCATCAACATCGTAGCTTCTCAGCGAAGTAACGTGATGAGCAATCTGGCGAACATGACCAACACCGTAAAGGCAGCCTTCCTTCTGGCTGGCGCCGAGGTAACTGTAGGCGACAAGTATCCTGCCTGGAAGATGCGCGCCAACAGCGAGCTTACCGACCTGGCTGTGAAGGCTTACGAAAAGCTCTTCGGCAAAAAGCCATTGGTAAAGGGTATTCATGCCGGTTTGGAGTGTGGTCTTTTCTCAGAGCGATATCCTGAGCTCGATATGGTAAGTTTCGGCCCTACCCTTCGCAATGTTCACACCCCAGACGAGGCTCTTCTCATTCCTACTGTGGAGATGGTTTGGGACCACTTGCTGGAGATTCTCCGCAGCGTGGCTAAATAA
- a CDS encoding OmpH family outer membrane protein produces MRKNILSSVAIAAVAALSLASCNKSQPQVEAKSESKAPAELKIAYVEVDSIMTQYTFAKEYSSILEKKGQNIQATIAQKGQQLQAAAANFQQKIQQNAYTREQAEAIQAGLQKQNNDLQGLQQRLSNEFAAEQEKYNKALHDSIANYLARYNKDKKYSIIFSKSGDNLLYADKAYDITKEVISGLNKAYKGKLKKEEAAPAKK; encoded by the coding sequence ATGAGAAAGAACATTTTGAGTTCAGTGGCAATTGCAGCTGTTGCTGCCCTGTCATTGGCATCATGCAACAAATCTCAGCCTCAGGTAGAGGCTAAGTCAGAGAGCAAGGCTCCTGCTGAATTGAAGATTGCTTATGTAGAGGTAGACTCTATCATGACTCAGTATACCTTTGCTAAGGAGTATTCTTCTATCTTGGAGAAGAAGGGTCAGAACATTCAGGCTACTATTGCGCAGAAGGGCCAGCAGCTCCAGGCTGCAGCAGCCAACTTCCAGCAGAAGATTCAGCAGAATGCTTACACCCGTGAGCAGGCTGAGGCTATCCAGGCTGGACTGCAGAAGCAGAACAACGACCTGCAGGGCTTGCAGCAGCGCTTGAGCAACGAGTTTGCTGCTGAGCAGGAGAAGTACAACAAGGCGCTCCACGACAGCATTGCCAACTATCTTGCCCGCTACAACAAGGACAAGAAGTACAGCATCATCTTCTCTAAGAGCGGCGATAACCTGCTCTATGCAGACAAGGCTTACGATATTACAAAAGAGGTGATTTCCGGCTTGAACAAGGCTTACAAGGGTAAGCTGAAGAAAGAGGAGGCTGCTCCTGCTAAAAAGTAA
- the nth gene encoding endonuclease III — translation MLRKERYDFILNHFRSALPNVTTELQFGSAFQLLVATLLSAQCTDKRINMVTPALFARYPDAQHMSQASEEDIYELISSVSYPNAKAKHLAEMSRQLVEMFGGEVPEAADDLEKLAGVGRKTANVIRAVWFGHATMAVDTHVYRVSHRMGLVPKTADTPRKVEDYLMNHIPAEDIPNAHHWILLHGRYICKSTKPLCDKCFFNEYCPKLLKDSKL, via the coding sequence ATGCTTCGTAAGGAAAGATACGATTTTATATTGAATCATTTCAGAAGTGCGCTGCCGAATGTAACTACCGAGTTGCAGTTCGGTAGCGCATTTCAGCTTCTGGTGGCTACCTTGCTTTCTGCGCAATGCACCGACAAACGCATCAACATGGTTACGCCTGCTCTCTTTGCCCGTTATCCTGATGCGCAGCACATGTCACAGGCGAGCGAGGAAGATATTTATGAGTTGATCAGCTCGGTGAGTTATCCGAATGCCAAGGCGAAGCATCTTGCTGAAATGTCTCGCCAGCTGGTTGAGATGTTCGGAGGTGAGGTGCCTGAGGCTGCGGATGATTTGGAGAAGTTGGCAGGAGTGGGGCGCAAGACGGCGAATGTGATTCGTGCCGTATGGTTCGGTCATGCTACGATGGCGGTGGATACGCATGTTTACCGTGTGAGTCATCGTATGGGGTTGGTGCCGAAAACGGCAGATACACCCCGAAAAGTAGAAGATTATCTGATGAATCACATTCCGGCAGAGGATATTCCGAATGCGCATCATTGGATTCTGCTGCATGGCAGATATATTTGCAAGAGTACGAAACCGCTCTGCGATAAATGCTTTTTTAATGAATATTGCCCAAAACTATTAAAGGACAGTAAGCTTTAG
- the aroC gene encoding chorismate synthase, giving the protein MRNTFGNLFTLTTFGESHGIAVGGVIDGFPAGIEIDMDFIQSELNRRRPGQSHITTARKEADKVEFLSGVFEGKSTGTPIGFEVRNQNQHSQDYENMRCLFRPSHADFTYHEKYGVRDHRGGGRSSARITIARCVGGALAKLALRQLGISITAYTSQVGSIALEKDYHLYDLNTIEDNPVRCPDQRKAKEMEDLIAQVKADGDTIGGIITCVIKGCPVGLGEPEFGKLHAQLGAAMLGINAVKGFEYGEGFAGVTARGSEQNDVFIPKADAAETPADAAVNQDVAARITTKSNHSGGIQGGLSNGQDIYFRVAFKPIATLLMEQNTVDLEGNATTLTARGRHDPCVLPRAVPVVEAMAAMVILDNYLLNKTIKL; this is encoded by the coding sequence ATGAGGAATACATTTGGCAATCTTTTCACTCTCACTACGTTTGGAGAGAGTCATGGAATAGCTGTAGGAGGCGTTATTGACGGATTTCCTGCAGGCATAGAAATCGACATGGACTTTATCCAGAGCGAGCTGAACCGCCGACGCCCAGGACAGAGCCACATCACTACGGCCAGAAAGGAAGCTGACAAGGTAGAGTTTCTGAGTGGTGTGTTCGAAGGCAAATCAACAGGAACCCCTATCGGCTTTGAGGTGCGTAACCAGAACCAGCATTCTCAGGACTATGAGAACATGCGCTGTCTCTTCCGCCCTTCTCACGCAGATTTCACCTATCACGAGAAGTATGGCGTACGCGATCATCGTGGCGGCGGCCGTTCTTCAGCCCGCATCACCATTGCCCGATGCGTAGGCGGAGCTTTGGCTAAACTTGCCTTGCGACAGTTGGGCATCAGCATCACGGCCTATACATCGCAGGTGGGCAGCATCGCGCTGGAGAAAGATTATCATCTGTATGACCTTAACACCATAGAAGATAATCCGGTGCGCTGTCCTGACCAGCGGAAGGCGAAGGAGATGGAAGATCTCATCGCCCAGGTTAAGGCCGACGGCGATACGATTGGTGGAATCATCACTTGCGTCATCAAGGGTTGCCCGGTAGGATTGGGCGAGCCTGAATTTGGCAAGCTTCATGCCCAACTGGGTGCTGCCATGCTTGGCATTAACGCCGTGAAGGGTTTTGAATATGGTGAGGGATTTGCCGGAGTTACTGCCCGCGGAAGTGAGCAGAATGATGTCTTTATCCCGAAGGCTGATGCTGCAGAGACGCCAGCTGATGCTGCTGTGAATCAGGATGTTGCTGCCCGTATTACAACAAAGAGCAATCATAGCGGAGGAATACAGGGCGGTTTGAGCAATGGTCAGGACATCTATTTCCGTGTTGCCTTTAAGCCAATTGCTACTCTGCTGATGGAGCAGAATACGGTAGATTTGGAAGGAAATGCCACCACGCTGACTGCCCGCGGCCGTCATGATCCTTGCGTTTTGCCAAGAGCCGTGCCAGTGGTTGAAGCCATGGCAGCCATGGTGATTCTGGATAATTATCTCTTGAATAAAACAATAAAACTTTAA
- a CDS encoding FKBP-type peptidyl-prolyl cis-trans isomerase, producing METNNKNKFIVVSYALYDVTNGDNGEEMLIERTTDERPFIFISGMGVTLPAFEEKVVDLAKGDEFDFQLDPEQAYGQHYDERVLELDKQIFTINGQFDAQHVQVGAIIPLQNEDGNHFNAVVKNISDTKVTCDLNHPLAGLKLNFCGQILESREATAEEIAKMAQMISGEGGGCSGGCDNCGGDCKDGNCEGGCEGGCNK from the coding sequence ATGGAAACAAACAACAAAAACAAGTTTATTGTAGTTTCATACGCACTGTATGATGTAACTAATGGTGACAACGGCGAGGAAATGCTCATCGAGCGCACAACCGACGAGCGTCCGTTCATCTTCATCAGCGGTATGGGTGTTACCCTGCCAGCTTTCGAAGAGAAGGTGGTAGACCTGGCTAAGGGTGATGAGTTCGACTTCCAGCTGGACCCAGAGCAGGCTTACGGACAGCACTATGATGAGCGCGTACTGGAGCTCGACAAGCAGATTTTTACCATCAACGGCCAGTTTGATGCACAGCACGTACAGGTAGGCGCTATCATCCCATTGCAGAACGAGGATGGCAACCACTTCAACGCAGTCGTGAAGAACATCAGCGATACAAAGGTAACCTGCGACCTGAACCACCCATTGGCTGGCTTGAAGCTCAACTTCTGCGGCCAGATTCTCGAGAGCCGCGAGGCTACTGCTGAGGAGATTGCCAAGATGGCTCAGATGATCAGCGGCGAAGGTGGCGGCTGCTCAGGTGGCTGCGACAACTGCGGCGGCGACTGCAAGGATGGCAACTGCGAGGGTGGTTGCGAAGGCGGCTGCAACAAGTAA
- a CDS encoding PepSY-like domain-containing protein: MKRILRILMIAICCMVSCNMVANAGNDKPISVNALPAKAQTLLSQHFNGQKVMLATIESGVVSRSYDVVLQNGTKLEFDKKGNLTEIDCKQATVPDQLIPQAIKNYLMANYAGQSVKKIEMNKNEYEVELANGLDLTFNKHFQLIDID; the protein is encoded by the coding sequence ATGAAAAGAATTTTGCGAATTTTGATGATTGCCATCTGCTGCATGGTTTCATGCAATATGGTGGCGAATGCGGGCAACGACAAACCTATCTCTGTAAATGCACTTCCTGCCAAGGCTCAGACCTTACTCAGCCAGCATTTCAATGGTCAGAAGGTGATGCTTGCTACCATTGAGTCGGGCGTTGTGAGCAGAAGCTACGACGTGGTTCTGCAGAATGGCACGAAGCTGGAGTTCGACAAAAAGGGAAATCTTACAGAGATTGACTGCAAGCAGGCCACCGTGCCAGACCAGCTGATTCCGCAAGCCATCAAGAATTACCTGATGGCTAATTATGCAGGACAATCGGTGAAAAAGATAGAAATGAACAAGAATGAATACGAGGTAGAACTGGCTAACGGATTGGATTTGACCTTCAACAAGCATTTCCAATTAATAGATATTGACTGA
- a CDS encoding rhodanese-like domain-containing protein, which produces MKKIFIMSIITMLSSLYSCQAQNKDYKSLSADDYEKAIADTAVIRLDVRTAEEFANGHIRGAINIDVLKSDFEQKAAATLPKSKTIAVNCRSGKRSKNAAAILTKNGYQVIELDSGFIGWQAAGKEIVKE; this is translated from the coding sequence ATGAAGAAAATATTTATCATGAGCATTATAACCATGCTATCAAGCCTGTATTCTTGTCAGGCGCAAAATAAGGACTATAAGAGTCTGTCGGCAGATGACTATGAGAAAGCCATCGCTGACACCGCAGTAATCCGTCTCGACGTACGAACCGCAGAGGAGTTTGCCAATGGGCATATTCGGGGCGCAATCAACATTGACGTACTGAAATCAGACTTCGAGCAGAAGGCCGCTGCCACTCTTCCCAAAAGCAAGACTATCGCCGTGAACTGCCGAAGCGGCAAGCGAAGCAAAAATGCCGCAGCTATATTGACAAAGAACGGCTATCAGGTAATAGAACTCGATTCCGGCTTTATTGGCTGGCAGGCAGCAGGAAAAGAAATCGTAAAGGAGTAA
- a CDS encoding smalltalk protein — MKANTWKTILQIAISILTAIATTLGVTSCMG, encoded by the coding sequence ATGAAAGCGAACACTTGGAAAACAATTCTTCAGATAGCCATCAGCATTCTGACCGCTATCGCTACTACGCTCGGAGTAACGAGCTGCATGGGATAA
- a CDS encoding HU family DNA-binding protein: MINYSIVMRSVNANLLEINQAKSRINQAKKEGKTPDPKDLELVKTEKQNAFAISQYTDIMTIEKFAKHITSHGSVYSRADISAILYIAVDCMREMLLEGKKIRLGDLGDFSLLLTSKGAEDADKFTAQNITGVKVQWEPGQEFKNLRDDAEFNLVASRSAQAAVIKAIKEGKTNVDLNAPTTPDNTPGGSSTGQTGSEGQGSESGGGTTGKDDTGDGLE, from the coding sequence ATGATTAATTACAGCATCGTAATGCGTAGCGTGAACGCAAATCTTCTGGAAATCAACCAGGCTAAGTCACGCATCAACCAGGCAAAGAAGGAGGGTAAGACCCCTGACCCAAAGGACCTGGAACTCGTGAAGACCGAGAAGCAGAACGCTTTCGCCATCTCACAGTACACTGACATCATGACCATCGAGAAGTTTGCCAAGCACATCACTTCACATGGCAGTGTTTATTCGAGAGCCGACATCAGCGCCATCCTTTACATCGCCGTAGACTGCATGCGTGAGATGTTGCTCGAGGGCAAGAAAATCCGTTTGGGCGATCTCGGTGATTTCTCTCTCCTTCTCACTTCGAAGGGTGCCGAGGATGCCGACAAGTTCACCGCACAGAACATCACCGGCGTGAAGGTGCAGTGGGAGCCTGGTCAGGAGTTTAAGAACCTTCGCGATGACGCCGAGTTCAACCTCGTAGCCAGCCGCAGTGCTCAGGCAGCCGTTATCAAGGCGATTAAGGAGGGTAAGACCAACGTTGACCTCAACGCCCCAACCACTCCGGATAATACGCCAGGTGGTTCAAGCACCGGTCAGACCGGCAGCGAAGGCCAAGGCTCAGAATCAGGCGGCGGTACTACCGGCAAGGACGATACTGGCGACGGCCTTGAATAG
- the tnpB gene encoding IS66 family insertion sequence element accessory protein TnpB (TnpB, as the term is used for proteins encoded by IS66 family insertion elements, is considered an accessory protein, since TnpC, encoded by a neighboring gene, is a DDE family transposase.), whose translation MFGLNENTQYYVCQRYVRMNMGINGLYQIVRTEMELPPLGGAVFIFFSKNRQQVKMLKWDGDGFLLYQKRLERGTFELPFFDPQSKQCKMPYKTLSAIMSGICLKSMKYRKRLNL comes from the coding sequence ATGTTTGGATTAAACGAAAACACCCAGTATTACGTCTGCCAGCGATATGTCCGAATGAACATGGGCATAAATGGCCTGTACCAGATTGTGAGGACGGAGATGGAGCTGCCGCCACTCGGTGGTGCCGTCTTCATCTTCTTCTCAAAGAATCGCCAGCAGGTAAAAATGCTAAAATGGGATGGCGACGGTTTCTTGCTGTATCAGAAGCGACTGGAGCGAGGAACCTTTGAATTACCATTCTTTGATCCCCAAAGCAAACAATGCAAAATGCCGTACAAGACGCTATCGGCCATCATGAGCGGAATTTGCCTAAAAAGCATGAAATATAGAAAGAGGCTTAACTTATAG